In Melioribacteraceae bacterium 4301-Me, a genomic segment contains:
- a CDS encoding MerR family transcriptional regulator codes for MKDFGLKKLYYSISEVSKLTGLEQYILRYWETEFDQLKPGKNRAGNRIYTNKDIKLILQIKKLLREEKYTIEGAKKILNSTGEVFSTDKKEQEEAEQNKEPRSLKTDLEEIRSFLIELKSLL; via the coding sequence ATGAAAGATTTTGGATTAAAAAAACTGTATTACTCAATTAGTGAAGTAAGCAAACTTACTGGTCTTGAACAATATATTCTAAGGTATTGGGAAACAGAATTTGACCAGTTAAAGCCAGGCAAAAACAGAGCAGGTAATAGAATATACACTAATAAGGATATTAAATTAATTTTACAGATTAAAAAACTCCTGAGGGAAGAAAAATATACTATTGAAGGTGCTAAAAAAATACTGAACTCAACTGGTGAGGTATTTTCAACAGACAAAAAGGAGCAAGAAGAAGCAGAGCAAAATAAAGAACCACGTTCTCTTAAAACAGACTTAGAAGAAATAAGAAGTTTTTTAATTGAATTAAAATCATTGCTGTAG
- a CDS encoding type II 3-dehydroquinate dehydratase — MKILVINGPNLNLLDKRNPDIYGKINLEKIETEVRKEFPDIEFEFIQSNSEGDIINSIQQSEKKFDGLIINPGGYAHTSVAIRDALEICNLPKIEVHLSNLSSREDFRQKLLTASKCNGYISGFQANSYLAAVFLLKKIINA; from the coding sequence GTGAAAATATTAGTAATTAATGGACCTAATTTAAATTTATTAGATAAACGAAATCCTGACATATATGGTAAAATAAACTTAGAAAAAATAGAAACTGAGGTCCGCAAAGAATTTCCTGATATTGAATTTGAATTTATTCAAAGTAATTCTGAAGGTGATATCATTAACTCAATACAACAATCTGAAAAAAAATTTGATGGCTTAATAATTAACCCCGGCGGTTATGCTCATACTTCAGTTGCAATTAGAGATGCTTTAGAAATTTGTAACCTACCTAAAATTGAAGTTCATTTATCAAATTTATCATCGCGTGAAGACTTTAGGCAAAAGTTGTTAACCGCTTCTAAATGCAATGGCTATATTTCAGGGTTTCAAGCTAACAGTTACTTGGCTGCAGTGTTTTTACTTAAGAAAATAATTAATGCATAA
- the purF gene encoding amidophosphoribosyltransferase: MTDKPKCNCGIFGISGSNTAAINTYYGLHALQHRGQEAAGIVSSYKSKNGKNTFAVHKNLGLVSEVFSDSSVFETKLIGSSAIGHNRYSTTGASDSIKNIQPFVVNYRLGNIAIAHNGNLTNAKELREQLIKEGAIFQTTSDTEVILHLIARSKLENQVEQIKEAFSQVKGAYSIVLLTDDKLIGIRDPNGFRPLCIGKLNGSYIITSETCALDINAAEYIRDVEPGEMVVIEHGNDNNLSLNSYRISDNTTQIKHCIFEYIYFSRPDSKIFGSNVDKLRRKLGKILAEKHPVYDPDGEKVIVISVPDSSNTAALGYQTQLLKMGIPSRLEIGLIRSHYIGRTFILPGQKKREIGVRIKFNTVKGVLENNTVVLVDDSIVRGTTSKQLVKLLKEAKPKSIHIRISSPPIISPCYYGMDFPSKEELIAYKYKSNIEEIRKYLEVDSLHYLSIEEMLEAMIDHQPKNFCTACFTGNYPVPVNLGISKEVYED; encoded by the coding sequence ATGACCGATAAACCAAAATGTAACTGCGGGATATTTGGCATCAGTGGTTCAAATACTGCTGCAATTAATACTTATTATGGATTGCATGCATTGCAACACCGTGGACAAGAAGCTGCTGGTATCGTTAGTTCTTATAAAAGCAAAAATGGTAAAAATACATTTGCTGTACACAAAAATTTAGGATTGGTATCTGAAGTTTTTTCTGACTCATCAGTTTTCGAGACTAAACTAATTGGTAGTTCTGCTATAGGTCATAATAGGTATTCTACTACAGGAGCATCTGACTCAATTAAAAATATACAGCCTTTCGTTGTTAATTATCGGCTAGGAAATATAGCAATAGCACATAATGGTAATTTAACAAATGCAAAAGAATTGAGGGAACAACTCATAAAAGAAGGGGCTATTTTTCAGACTACTAGTGATACAGAAGTCATTTTGCATTTAATTGCCAGGAGTAAATTAGAAAACCAAGTTGAGCAAATTAAAGAAGCATTTAGTCAAGTAAAAGGCGCTTACAGTATTGTTCTTTTGACTGACGATAAATTAATTGGTATACGAGATCCAAATGGTTTTCGACCCTTATGCATTGGCAAGTTAAATGGCTCCTACATTATCACTTCTGAAACTTGCGCACTTGATATCAATGCAGCTGAATACATTCGTGATGTTGAACCGGGTGAAATGGTCGTTATTGAACATGGGAATGATAATAACTTAAGCCTAAATTCCTATAGAATTTCTGACAACACAACACAGATTAAGCACTGTATCTTTGAATACATATATTTCTCTAGACCTGATAGTAAAATATTTGGTTCGAATGTTGATAAACTTAGAAGAAAATTAGGCAAGATTTTAGCCGAAAAACATCCAGTTTATGACCCAGATGGTGAAAAGGTAATTGTGATAAGTGTACCTGACAGTTCTAATACTGCAGCTTTAGGTTATCAAACTCAGCTGTTAAAAATGGGAATTCCATCAAGACTTGAAATCGGTTTAATAAGAAGTCACTATATTGGCCGAACTTTTATTTTACCAGGACAGAAAAAAAGAGAAATTGGTGTTCGTATTAAGTTTAATACTGTAAAAGGCGTACTTGAAAACAATACGGTAGTTCTCGTCGATGATTCAATAGTGCGCGGAACAACTTCTAAACAGTTGGTAAAACTTCTTAAAGAAGCAAAACCTAAATCGATTCATATTAGAATTTCATCACCACCTATTATTAGTCCATGCTATTACGGAATGGATTTCCCTTCTAAAGAAGAACTAATTGCTTATAAATATAAAAGTAATATCGAAGAAATTCGGAAGTATTTAGAAGTCGATAGCTTACATTATTTAAGCATCGAAGAAATGTTAGAAGCAATGATTGATCATCAACCTAAGAATTTCTGTACCGCTTGTTTTACTGGGAATTATCCTGTTCC